TTTTGATTTTGAAAGCTGTCATGAATGCTATTCTCAAAAGGACTTCGATCAGGTAATGAACAGAAAATTTAATTTGTTATGTATTTCCGAGTTGACTTCAAACACTGAAGGCATAATATCTTTCATCCGTGGTAGCAATGACCTTCTAGATGAGATTGCCGATAGGGGGATTAAAGTAGGTTCACACTTAATCTATGAATTCAATGACAATCGCATAGGTAATCATTATCTAGTTAATATTGACGGTGAAGAGTTAAATATTCCATTGGATATGGCTAATAATATTTTTATTAGAATTTAACTTTCTTTTTTCTTTTTTTACAAATATTTATATAATATTTATTTCAAAATTAATAGCATTAAATATAATTTATTTCTTTTTGCGGTGTTTTAATGCGTGGGAATTTATCTAATGAAATAGTATCTGTCAAAATTGAGGAGGGTAGTAAAAGACCAATCGCTTTACATGAAAAAAGTAAATTCGGTAAAATCGAAGCGGATTGCTTAAACCTTTCTTTAATTGAAGCATGCTATCTGTTAGAGAAGGAACGTTTAAATATTTATGAAGATGATGTTGAGTGCAGCATTGGCTATTTGATAGATATCCTGAAAGAACAGGATAATTATGCGAAATATGTTGTTTATCGTGATTTAAAAGACCGTGGATATATTATAAAAACCGGATTTAAATACGGTTCGGAATTTAGATTGTATGATAGGGGCAGGTCTCCAGGTCAGGGACATTCTGATTATCTGGTAAAGATAATTTTTGAAAACTATGATATCAATGCTCTTGATTTTGCAAGTTATGTCAGGGTTTCACATGGGGTTAATAAGAAACTTCTCTTGGCAATTGTCGACGATGATTTTGATATCACCTATTATAATGTTGAATGGACAAGGCCATAGTTTTAATTAAAGAGATTTATTATATTTTTACATGATTCTTTATTTAATATTATAATTATTAATCGTATATTTAAAATAACATGTTTGAAGGTGAAAATGTGGAAAATTTAATTGATCCATGGGCATCATTTAGCCTAGATTATGATAAGTTAGTTAATCAGTTCGGTATTGGCAAGGTTTCAGATATAATCGATGAGATTAAAAACCCTCAAAGATTGATGAAAAGGGGAGTAATTTTCGGTCACAGGGAATTCAATGAAATCAATAATTTGATTAATCAGAACAAGGATTTTGCGGTTGTAACAGGAATGATGCCAAGTGGCCAAATGCATATAGGCCATAAAATGGTCGTCGACCAATTGAAATGGTATCAGGAAAAAGGTGCAATGCTGTCCCTTCCAATTGCAGACCTGGAATCCTATGCCGCTCGTGGAATGAGCTTTGAAAAGGGTCGTCAGATTGCCGTCGATGAATATTTAACCAACTGGATTGCATTAGGCCTTGACCTTGAAAAGGATAACGTAAACGTATACCTTCAATCTCAAAATAAGTCATTGCAAGATTTGGCATTCAAAGCTTCAAGCAAAACTAATTTCAATCAATTGAAAGCTATTTATGGTTTTACACCTTCAACAAACATTGCTCATGTTCAAGCTCCATTGGTTCAGGTTGCAGACATATTGCTTCCACAAATAGAAGAGTTTGGAGGTCCAAAAAAGGTTGTTGTTCCCGTGGGAATTGACCAGGACCCGCACATTAGGCTTACAAGGGACATTGCCCAAAAGCTTAATGAAGATCTGGGATTTTTAACTCCCGCTTCCACATATCATAGATTTTTGACAGGATTGACTGGAGATAAGATGAGCAGTTCAAAACCTTCAACTGCAATATACCTTAATGACAGTCCAAAAGAGGCTGCAAAAAAGGTCAAGACTGCTAAAACTGGTGGAAGAGAAACTTTAAAAGAACAAAAGGAATTAGGCGGGGATGTGGACAAATGCGTTATTTATGAAATGCTGCTTTACCACTTAATTGATGATGATGAAGAGCTTAAAAAAATCAGGACTGAGTGTCTGAATGGAACTTTGCGCTGTGGGGACTGTAAAGTCAGAACCGCAGAGCTGATGGAAGAGTTCTTCGATGAGTTGAAGGATAAACAAGTTGAAGCTCGTGAAATAGCTAAAACACTGATATAATGATAAATGAAATCAAGAAATCATTTAGTGAGAATAAGCTGGCTATTTATGCATCAATAGCCATATTTCTATTTTCTTTCATTTTTGGATTTGCTTTCAAGCAGTATTTGAATAGTATTTTAACTCCTGTAGTTGAGGATTTGTCTCAAAAGGTACAAACCGGAGAAATAAAGTTAACTTTTGTAGATATCTTTTCTAACAATATCGGAATTGTATTGAAGATGTTCATTTATGGGTTGACATTCTGTTTTTCCGCAATAGTGTTGGCTTACAATGGATTTTTCGTCGGATTTTACATTGCATCTTCAAATAATCTATTTTATACGTTGCTTCTAATTCTTCCGCACGGTATTTTTGAGTTTTCATCATGCATTCTGGCTTGTGCCGGCGGATTCGTTTTGTTTAATTTTTTATACAGATTCTTAAAATCCCTTTGGGGCCAGGAGGATGAATCCCTTAAGAAATGTTTTAAGGCAGCATTTGATGATAGTTCTGATAAATTAAATCAAGCTTTTATTCTATTGATAATAGCTTCAATTTTAATGGCTATTGCAGCCGTTATCGAAGTTTATTTAACCATTCCTCTTGCAAAACTGATAGTTTCAATCTTATAAGTTAAATTTTTATCTAACAAACACAAGAATACCATAACCTCTTAAGGTTGTGGATGAATTGTGCAAATGAAATAATAAAAAAACTTTTCAAATGCTCTTTGATTTGTATTTAAATAATATGTTAATTAAATTAATACATAACAAGTAATAACAAATCAATAAATTAAAAATAGTATTGATTTTAATTAATTGTTAAACCGCTGGTTCATCGGGGTTTGCCTAGAAAAATACTTAATTGTCCCATTAAGTGAAGAAAAA
This genomic interval from Methanobrevibacter sp. contains the following:
- the endA gene encoding tRNA-intron lyase, with the translated sequence MRGNLSNEIVSVKIEEGSKRPIALHEKSKFGKIEADCLNLSLIEACYLLEKERLNIYEDDVECSIGYLIDILKEQDNYAKYVVYRDLKDRGYIIKTGFKYGSEFRLYDRGRSPGQGHSDYLVKIIFENYDINALDFASYVRVSHGVNKKLLLAIVDDDFDITYYNVEWTRP
- a CDS encoding tryptophan--tRNA ligase; its protein translation is MENLIDPWASFSLDYDKLVNQFGIGKVSDIIDEIKNPQRLMKRGVIFGHREFNEINNLINQNKDFAVVTGMMPSGQMHIGHKMVVDQLKWYQEKGAMLSLPIADLESYAARGMSFEKGRQIAVDEYLTNWIALGLDLEKDNVNVYLQSQNKSLQDLAFKASSKTNFNQLKAIYGFTPSTNIAHVQAPLVQVADILLPQIEEFGGPKKVVVPVGIDQDPHIRLTRDIAQKLNEDLGFLTPASTYHRFLTGLTGDKMSSSKPSTAIYLNDSPKEAAKKVKTAKTGGRETLKEQKELGGDVDKCVIYEMLLYHLIDDDEELKKIRTECLNGTLRCGDCKVRTAELMEEFFDELKDKQVEAREIAKTLI
- a CDS encoding stage II sporulation protein M; translated protein: MINEIKKSFSENKLAIYASIAIFLFSFIFGFAFKQYLNSILTPVVEDLSQKVQTGEIKLTFVDIFSNNIGIVLKMFIYGLTFCFSAIVLAYNGFFVGFYIASSNNLFYTLLLILPHGIFEFSSCILACAGGFVLFNFLYRFLKSLWGQEDESLKKCFKAAFDDSSDKLNQAFILLIIASILMAIAAVIEVYLTIPLAKLIVSIL